In Sphingomonas sp. PAMC26645, one DNA window encodes the following:
- a CDS encoding TonB-dependent receptor yields the protein MSGLSSRSSAAPAFLALSCVGFIASAPAYAADRPAESAKVHAADDQEKQLNRDEIVVNGKTVPATTLESPKATRSLLDTTQTVTIIGDQTIRKQNLLTLRDVLQTIPGITFGAGEGGGGYGDSINLRGYSANNDITIDGVRDSAQYSRSETFNLQQVEVYNGANSVFGGGGSVGGTINLVTKRPQAETLTVVSGGVGTDDYYRTTLDSNVRVSDLVAVRLNAVAHKNDIPGRDVESNKRWAVAPSLIVGVTGPTSLTLQYLHQEDENVPVYGVPYFRNAVNNGPLPGADNSAYYGIRNLDKQDITVDQATATVSHSFSDKVSIRNLSRWQRVQQDSLTSAPQAPNPNGFCLSTGFQPIATSNVSTTPLACTPAQQLGSYIPSGPRGFVRNQENQILYNQTDLRSVFDTAGLEHTLVLGASVSQEDYTIVTGNTLRTADGTTVAQQPINLANPNTDYTGAFNFIESGRSQGTTSNAAVYAFDTIKIIPQIEANFGLRYEHAKGTFRADTFSTAVTIPATLGTYTRGLNQTSDETLFSYRGGINFKPIETVSLYASYGNSTTPTSATVRLGCGTLIGTPAIGGAGAGTVDPCDVQPEKAVNYEIGAKADLFGRKLQLTAALFRNERTNYRVATNDPIVTTLGVTDGRSRVDGIALGASGSVSRAWSIFANYTYLDGKVLQSVSNFCLDNPGTRSTTVTTPTTITTTITNPCGNSAAVLDPQKDQQLTNTPKHSGSLFTTYTLPFGLQLGYGLTYQGAFALNNSALATPLAPTTAVTPVFHSADYLTHRAFLSYTVGNGLTAQLNVQNYTNEKYYTGIRNNGWATPGEARSVRLTLFYSL from the coding sequence ATGTCTGGTCTCTCGTCGCGTTCGTCCGCCGCGCCCGCATTTCTGGCGCTCTCGTGCGTAGGGTTCATTGCCAGCGCACCAGCCTACGCCGCCGATCGCCCAGCTGAATCGGCAAAGGTCCACGCGGCCGACGACCAGGAAAAACAGCTCAACCGCGACGAAATCGTCGTCAACGGCAAGACCGTCCCCGCGACCACGCTGGAGAGCCCGAAGGCAACGCGCAGCCTGCTCGACACGACGCAGACGGTCACGATCATCGGCGACCAGACGATCCGCAAGCAGAACCTGCTCACCTTGCGCGACGTGCTGCAGACGATCCCCGGCATCACCTTTGGTGCGGGCGAAGGCGGCGGCGGATACGGCGACAGCATCAACCTGCGTGGCTATTCCGCCAACAACGACATCACGATCGACGGCGTCCGCGACAGCGCGCAGTACAGCCGCAGCGAGACGTTCAACCTGCAACAGGTCGAGGTCTATAACGGCGCGAACAGCGTGTTCGGCGGTGGTGGATCGGTCGGCGGCACGATCAACCTCGTCACCAAGCGTCCGCAGGCGGAGACGCTGACGGTCGTGTCCGGCGGCGTCGGCACCGACGATTATTATCGCACCACGCTCGACTCGAACGTCCGCGTCAGCGACCTCGTCGCGGTCCGTCTCAACGCAGTCGCGCACAAGAACGACATTCCCGGTCGCGATGTGGAGAGCAACAAGCGTTGGGCCGTCGCCCCGTCACTGATCGTCGGCGTCACCGGCCCGACTAGCCTGACGCTGCAATATCTGCATCAGGAGGACGAGAACGTCCCCGTCTACGGCGTGCCGTACTTCCGCAATGCGGTGAACAATGGACCGCTGCCGGGCGCCGACAACTCGGCCTATTACGGCATCCGGAACCTCGACAAGCAGGACATCACCGTCGACCAGGCCACCGCCACGGTCAGCCACAGCTTCTCCGACAAGGTCTCGATCCGCAACCTCAGCCGGTGGCAGCGCGTTCAGCAGGACTCGTTGACCAGTGCACCGCAGGCCCCGAACCCGAACGGGTTCTGCCTTTCGACCGGGTTTCAGCCGATCGCTACGTCCAACGTGTCAACGACACCGCTAGCCTGCACGCCCGCGCAGCAGCTTGGATCCTACATCCCAAGCGGCCCGCGCGGTTTCGTGCGGAACCAGGAAAACCAGATCCTCTATAACCAGACCGATCTCCGCTCGGTGTTTGATACCGCTGGGCTTGAGCATACGCTGGTGCTCGGCGCGTCGGTCTCGCAAGAAGATTACACGATCGTCACGGGCAACACGCTGCGTACCGCGGACGGTACGACGGTCGCCCAGCAGCCGATCAATCTCGCCAATCCGAACACCGACTATACCGGGGCGTTCAACTTCATCGAATCGGGCCGGTCGCAGGGTACGACCAGCAACGCCGCCGTGTACGCGTTCGATACGATCAAGATCATTCCGCAGATCGAGGCGAATTTTGGCCTGCGCTACGAACACGCCAAGGGGACCTTCCGTGCGGATACTTTTTCGACGGCGGTAACGATCCCCGCGACTCTCGGCACCTATACCCGCGGCCTGAACCAGACGAGCGACGAAACGCTGTTCTCGTACCGCGGCGGCATCAATTTCAAGCCGATCGAGACGGTCAGCCTGTATGCGTCCTACGGCAATTCCACCACGCCAACCTCGGCGACGGTGCGGCTCGGTTGCGGGACGCTGATCGGGACGCCAGCTATCGGCGGCGCGGGGGCGGGTACGGTCGATCCGTGCGACGTGCAGCCTGAAAAGGCGGTCAACTACGAGATCGGCGCGAAGGCCGACCTGTTCGGGCGCAAGTTGCAGCTGACTGCCGCACTGTTCCGCAACGAACGCACCAACTACCGCGTCGCCACCAACGACCCGATCGTGACGACGCTTGGCGTCACCGATGGCCGGTCGCGCGTCGACGGCATCGCGCTGGGTGCCAGCGGCAGCGTGTCGAGGGCCTGGTCGATCTTCGCCAACTACACCTATCTCGATGGCAAGGTGTTGCAGAGCGTGTCGAACTTCTGTCTCGACAATCCGGGTACGCGAAGCACGACGGTCACCACTCCGACGACGATCACGACGACGATCACCAATCCGTGCGGCAACTCCGCAGCGGTGCTCGATCCGCAGAAGGACCAGCAGCTCACCAACACGCCGAAGCATTCGGGCAGCCTGTTCACTACCTACACGCTGCCGTTCGGTCTCCAGCTCGGCTACGGCCTGACCTATCAGGGGGCGTTCGCGCTCAACAACAGCGCGCTGGCCACCCCGCTCGCGCCGACGACCGCAGTGACGCCGGTCTTCCATTCGGCGGATTACCTGACGCATCGCGCGTTCCTGTCCTACACCGTCGGCAACGGCCTGACCGCACAGCTCAACGTGCAGAACTACACCAACGAGAAATATTACACCGGCATCCGCAACAATGGCTGGGCGACGCCGGGCGAAGCGCGCTCGGTGCGGTTGACGCTGTTCTACAGTTTGTGA
- a CDS encoding Fe2+-dependent dioxygenase gives MLIAIPDVLDAAGVARVRTLIDHAEWIDGNATSGPQSALAKRNEQLPEDSAAAREAGGMVLDALGGSALFVAAALPLKVFPPLFNRYAGGQDFGLHVDNAIRMKRGTDFRIRSDLSATLFLDDPATYDGGELVIEDQFGPQSVKLPAGHMVLYPASSLHRVTPVTRGVRTASFFWLQSMVRDDGARRILFDLDQGVQAVAAAQGQGDPATVRLTGVYHNLLRRWADA, from the coding sequence ATGTTGATCGCGATCCCCGATGTCCTCGATGCGGCTGGCGTCGCCCGTGTCCGCACGCTGATCGACCACGCCGAGTGGATCGACGGCAACGCCACGTCGGGGCCACAAAGCGCGCTCGCCAAGCGCAACGAACAACTGCCCGAGGACTCTGCCGCCGCGCGCGAGGCTGGCGGGATGGTCCTCGACGCGCTCGGCGGGTCTGCGCTGTTCGTGGCGGCGGCGCTCCCGCTGAAAGTATTCCCTCCCTTGTTCAACCGCTACGCCGGCGGACAGGATTTTGGGCTGCACGTCGACAACGCGATCCGGATGAAGCGCGGCACCGACTTCCGCATCCGCAGCGACCTGTCCGCAACGCTCTTCCTAGACGACCCGGCGACGTACGATGGCGGCGAGCTGGTGATCGAGGACCAGTTCGGGCCGCAATCGGTCAAGCTGCCGGCCGGGCATATGGTCCTCTACCCCGCCTCCAGCCTGCACCGGGTGACGCCAGTCACGCGCGGGGTACGCACCGCGTCGTTCTTCTGGCTGCAGTCGATGGTGCGCGATGACGGTGCGCGGCGGATCCTGTTCGATCTCGACCAGGGCGTCCAGGCGGTCGCGGCGGCGCAGGGGCAGGGCGATCCGGCGACGGTGCGGCTGACGGGTGTGTATCATAACCTGCTGCGCCGCTGGGCGGACGCCTGA
- the cobT gene encoding cobaltochelatase subunit CobT codes for MANETPLDRFKAVLAGTARAISEEPEVELAFTADAPTQSGKHIKVPMPARALPLEQVAEARGFADGFALRLKHHDIALHNRAAPVDAVARAVFDSVETARVEALGSRGYAGITENLESALDVRLRADPITRARNRDEVPLSTALGLMVRERLTGQESPAIAAPGLALVREWIESKTDLDALAYALDDQKAFQGLARKMLQELELVEGDQVPEESDEGGSEDEGTDEQQQDEGDEGDDQGEDGQGEVEARGEQSEQQNEESDGQEQSDESMDDIDGEPGDDGEEGMQPVRPNRPFADMGGAFDYKPWTTQFDEVIAATELCDADELARLRGYLDQQLVHLQSTVSKLANRLQRRLMAQQSRSWDFDQEEGILDAARLARVIVNPTLSLSYKAERETDFRDTVVTLLIDNSGSMRGRPISIAAISADILARTLERCGVKTEILGFTTRAWKGGQSRETWLAAGRPPQPGRLNDIRHIVYKRADEPWRRARNSLGLMMREGLLKENIDGEALMWAHARLVARPEERRILMVISDGAPVDDSTLSVNSGSYLERHLRQVIGWIESKSPVELVAIGIGHDVTRYYARAVTIMDVEQLGGTIIEQLASLFDTE; via the coding sequence TTGGCCAACGAAACCCCTCTCGATCGCTTCAAGGCGGTTCTTGCCGGCACCGCGCGTGCGATCTCGGAGGAGCCGGAGGTCGAACTCGCCTTCACCGCGGACGCACCGACGCAGTCGGGCAAGCACATCAAGGTGCCTATGCCCGCGCGGGCTCTGCCGTTGGAGCAGGTGGCCGAAGCGCGGGGTTTTGCCGACGGTTTCGCACTGCGGTTGAAGCACCACGACATCGCGCTGCATAATCGTGCGGCGCCGGTCGACGCGGTGGCGCGCGCAGTGTTTGACTCCGTCGAGACTGCACGAGTCGAGGCACTCGGCTCGCGTGGTTATGCCGGCATCACCGAGAACCTAGAAAGCGCGCTCGACGTGCGGCTGCGGGCGGATCCCATTACGCGCGCGCGCAATCGCGACGAAGTGCCGCTGTCGACCGCGCTCGGCCTGATGGTGCGCGAGCGGCTGACCGGGCAGGAATCGCCCGCGATCGCCGCACCCGGTCTCGCGCTGGTGCGTGAGTGGATCGAGAGCAAGACCGATCTCGACGCGCTCGCCTATGCGCTTGACGACCAGAAGGCGTTCCAGGGTCTTGCGCGTAAAATGCTGCAGGAACTCGAGCTGGTCGAGGGCGACCAAGTCCCCGAGGAGAGCGACGAAGGCGGCTCCGAGGACGAGGGCACCGACGAGCAGCAGCAGGACGAGGGCGACGAAGGCGACGACCAAGGCGAGGACGGCCAGGGCGAAGTCGAGGCGCGCGGCGAACAGTCCGAGCAGCAGAATGAGGAAAGCGACGGCCAGGAGCAGAGCGACGAGTCGATGGACGACATCGACGGCGAGCCCGGTGACGATGGCGAGGAAGGCATGCAGCCGGTCCGCCCGAACCGCCCCTTTGCCGATATGGGCGGCGCGTTCGACTACAAGCCTTGGACGACGCAGTTCGATGAGGTGATCGCCGCCACCGAGCTATGCGACGCCGACGAACTGGCGCGGCTGCGCGGCTATCTCGACCAGCAACTCGTGCACTTGCAATCAACCGTGTCGAAGCTTGCCAATCGGCTCCAGCGGCGGCTGATGGCGCAGCAGTCGCGGTCGTGGGATTTCGACCAGGAGGAGGGTATCCTCGACGCGGCGCGGCTGGCGCGCGTGATCGTCAACCCGACTCTGTCGCTGAGCTACAAGGCCGAGCGCGAGACCGATTTCCGGGACACGGTTGTGACGTTGCTGATCGACAATTCCGGATCGATGCGCGGCCGCCCGATCTCGATCGCGGCGATCAGCGCGGACATCCTCGCGCGCACGCTGGAGCGCTGCGGCGTGAAGACCGAGATCCTCGGCTTTACCACGCGCGCGTGGAAGGGCGGGCAGTCGCGCGAAACCTGGCTCGCCGCTGGGCGTCCGCCGCAGCCGGGGCGGCTCAACGACATCCGCCACATCGTCTACAAGCGCGCGGACGAGCCGTGGCGCCGCGCGCGCAACTCGCTCGGCCTGATGATGCGCGAGGGGTTGCTGAAGGAGAATATTGACGGCGAAGCGCTGATGTGGGCGCATGCACGCCTCGTCGCGCGGCCCGAGGAACGTCGCATCCTGATGGTGATCAGCGATGGCGCGCCGGTCGACGATTCGACGCTCAGCGTGAACTCCGGTTCGTATCTGGAGCGCCATTTGCGCCAAGTGATCGGCTGGATCGAGAGCAAGTCGCCGGTCGAACTCGTCGCGATCGGCATCGGCCACGACGTCACCCGCTATTACGCGCGCGCCGTGACGATCATGGACGTCGAGCAGCTTGGTGGCACGATCATCGAGCAGTTGGCCTCGCTGTTCGATACCGAATGA
- a CDS encoding NAD-glutamate dehydrogenase domain-containing protein: protein MANQSLNTLTETLAGRLTERALPGELRDFGASEVAQAAAFVAATAAHRDDGAPAIAIEPISADDTRRRMRLAIVNDDMPFLVDSIAAAIGAQDIAVDRIIHPVVRTTRSPDGMLHAIDADGQGAGRPESMIYLEMERADARDRRGLIEDLTAVLADVRAAVTDWRAMQAALDDDIAKLPEGEGAALLQWFLNGHLTLLGHQIWHRDGSGHAALGIARNEHRVPILAEASRGLAIKWFEAGNDAPLLLKSNLISTVHRAVPLDLVVVPVMEGATVAGLSIYSGLWTSAALAAMPRDVPVLRTRLAAMKAKFGFDPRGHAGKALTHAFTALPHDLVIAFAPDALEDLALTAMSIADRPRPALVLVESALGRHLFGFVWLPRDDVTTSRRVAIGDMLAEAANASVLNWSIALEDGEVAMIRYTLDLRGDGRMPDAAPLALRLQRMVRGWVSDVEAALVETLPPPRAARLALKWAAAFPQNYRNLSTPAEAAEDIQRIAALGDADARGVRLVPGEAGTDPQLKIYKLGGALPLSDAVPVLENFGFRVIGELPTRLRDDSVPFVHDFVLEANDAAQQSDAPVLEGAIAAVLEGAAENDAFNRLIVELGMRPEAIVLFRAWFRYLRQAGLPYGLTTVVDALRRAPKVAAALIARFTAVHHPDHPGNAIEADQAIEAGLDAVTAIDDDRILRAYRNLIAATLRTNAFTPAASEALAFKLDSHLIPGLPAPVPWREVWVYSPRVEGIHLRAGPVARGGLRWSDRRDDFRTEILGLMKAQRVKNAVIVPTGAKGGFYPKQLPAPSNRDAWLAEGTESYRIFIRTLLSITDNIVEGKVVHPDGVTILDGEDPYFVVAADKGTATFSDVANALALERGYWLGDAFASGGSVGYDHKAMGITAKGAWLSVQRHFAERGLDVQSESITVVGCGDMSGDVFGNGMLLSKTLKVIAAFDHRHIFLDPDPDPATSWEERNRMFALPRSSWADYDASLISKGGGVFARTAKVIKLSPQVQAALGVTVSEMEPGALISAILKAPADLLWFGGIGTYVKAASEANVAVGDPANDRLRVNAEDLRVIAIGEGANLGVTQAARIAFSARGGRINTDFIDNSAGVDCSDNEVNIKIALNREMIEGRLDYEDRNTLLASMTDDVAHLVLEDNRLQTLALSIAEADGAVAVPSYVRVIEIFEGGGRLDRAVEGLASNDILLRRGQDGLGLTRPELAVLLATAKLGLQDAIEHSDIAKDDALKPDLHAAFPAAMRARFETAIDEHRLRPEIVATKLANRIVNRLGILYPFELAEEEGAAMGDIAAMFVVAERLFDLPALWAEIETAVMPEAARIALFDEVAVATRSQIADLLRVSAPGAVPGDVLARLAKGITQLDSQTAALLLEEASAQSSRIAGQLEAVGAPGDLVRKVVRLFEMDGAVGLADLGERMSLDEAVVTRAFTHLGQALGLDWAQANAARISPTDPWERLLVAGLARDFQQLRLEFLACRGAQDPQGAVEAWLLANATRVAQFKAVIDRARHAAVPNAAMLAQIAGQARVLLGR, encoded by the coding sequence ATGGCGAACCAATCGTTGAACACGCTCACCGAGACCCTTGCAGGCCGGTTGACCGAACGGGCCCTTCCGGGCGAACTGAGGGACTTCGGGGCGAGCGAGGTCGCGCAGGCCGCGGCGTTCGTCGCCGCGACCGCCGCGCACCGCGACGACGGTGCGCCGGCGATCGCGATCGAGCCGATCAGCGCGGACGATACGCGGCGGCGGATGCGGCTCGCGATCGTCAACGACGACATGCCGTTCCTGGTCGATTCAATTGCGGCGGCGATCGGCGCGCAGGACATCGCGGTCGATCGGATCATCCACCCCGTCGTCCGCACGACGCGTTCGCCCGACGGCATGCTGCACGCGATCGACGCGGACGGCCAGGGTGCAGGTCGGCCCGAATCGATGATTTACCTGGAGATGGAGCGCGCCGATGCGCGTGACCGTCGCGGGCTGATCGAGGACCTCACGGCTGTTTTGGCCGATGTCCGTGCGGCGGTGACCGACTGGCGCGCGATGCAGGCGGCGCTCGACGACGATATCGCGAAGCTGCCCGAAGGCGAAGGTGCCGCTCTGTTGCAGTGGTTCCTCAATGGACATCTGACTCTGCTCGGGCATCAGATCTGGCATCGTGACGGGAGCGGTCACGCCGCGCTCGGTATCGCGCGCAACGAACACCGTGTGCCGATCCTTGCCGAAGCCTCGCGCGGGCTGGCGATCAAATGGTTCGAGGCGGGCAACGACGCGCCGCTACTGCTGAAGTCGAACCTGATCTCGACCGTGCACCGCGCCGTGCCGCTCGACCTCGTCGTGGTGCCGGTGATGGAGGGCGCGACGGTCGCCGGGCTGTCGATCTACAGTGGGCTGTGGACGAGTGCTGCGCTTGCCGCGATGCCGCGCGACGTGCCGGTATTGCGCACGCGTCTTGCGGCGATGAAGGCCAAGTTCGGGTTCGATCCGCGCGGTCATGCCGGCAAAGCGTTGACCCACGCGTTCACTGCGCTGCCGCATGATCTGGTGATCGCGTTCGCACCCGATGCGCTGGAGGATCTGGCGCTGACTGCGATGAGCATCGCGGATCGACCGAGGCCAGCGCTCGTGTTGGTCGAGTCCGCGCTCGGACGTCATTTGTTCGGGTTCGTGTGGCTGCCGCGAGACGACGTTACCACCAGTCGTCGCGTCGCGATCGGCGACATGCTGGCCGAAGCGGCGAATGCGAGCGTGCTGAACTGGTCGATCGCGCTGGAGGACGGCGAGGTAGCGATGATCCGCTACACGCTCGACCTGCGCGGCGATGGCCGGATGCCCGACGCCGCGCCGCTCGCCCTCCGCTTGCAGCGGATGGTGCGAGGTTGGGTGTCGGACGTCGAGGCCGCACTGGTCGAGACGTTGCCACCGCCGCGTGCGGCACGTCTTGCCCTCAAATGGGCGGCGGCGTTCCCGCAGAACTACCGCAACCTCAGCACGCCTGCCGAGGCCGCAGAGGATATCCAGCGCATCGCCGCGCTGGGCGATGCGGATGCGCGTGGCGTGCGTCTGGTTCCGGGTGAAGCCGGCACCGATCCTCAGCTGAAAATCTACAAGCTGGGTGGCGCCCTCCCCCTGTCGGACGCCGTACCGGTGCTGGAGAATTTCGGCTTCCGCGTGATCGGCGAACTGCCGACGCGGTTGCGCGACGACAGCGTGCCGTTCGTGCATGACTTCGTGCTGGAGGCGAACGACGCGGCGCAGCAGAGCGACGCGCCCGTGCTCGAAGGCGCGATCGCCGCAGTGTTGGAAGGCGCGGCCGAGAACGATGCGTTCAACCGGCTGATCGTCGAACTCGGGATGCGTCCCGAGGCGATCGTGCTGTTCCGTGCGTGGTTCCGGTATCTGCGCCAGGCGGGGCTTCCGTACGGGCTGACTACCGTGGTCGATGCGTTGCGGCGTGCACCGAAGGTCGCCGCTGCCCTGATCGCGCGCTTCACCGCGGTCCACCACCCCGATCATCCCGGCAACGCGATCGAAGCGGACCAGGCGATCGAAGCCGGGCTCGACGCGGTTACCGCGATCGACGACGACCGTATCCTGCGTGCGTATCGCAACCTGATCGCGGCGACGTTGCGGACCAACGCGTTCACGCCCGCCGCGTCGGAGGCGCTCGCGTTCAAGCTCGACAGCCATCTGATCCCCGGCCTCCCCGCGCCCGTGCCGTGGCGCGAAGTGTGGGTCTATTCACCCCGCGTCGAAGGTATCCACCTGCGCGCGGGTCCGGTCGCGCGTGGCGGCCTGCGCTGGTCCGACCGTCGCGACGATTTCCGTACCGAAATCCTTGGGCTGATGAAGGCCCAGCGCGTCAAGAACGCCGTCATCGTGCCGACAGGCGCGAAGGGTGGCTTTTATCCAAAGCAACTCCCCGCCCCGTCGAACCGCGATGCGTGGCTGGCCGAGGGCACCGAGAGCTACCGGATATTCATCCGCACCTTGCTGTCGATCACCGACAACATCGTCGAGGGCAAGGTCGTGCATCCCGACGGCGTGACGATCCTCGACGGCGAGGACCCGTATTTCGTGGTCGCTGCCGACAAGGGCACCGCGACGTTCAGCGACGTGGCGAACGCTCTGGCGCTCGAACGCGGCTATTGGCTCGGCGACGCGTTCGCCTCCGGTGGCTCAGTCGGCTACGACCACAAGGCGATGGGGATCACCGCCAAGGGCGCATGGCTGAGCGTCCAGCGGCACTTCGCCGAGCGCGGCCTCGACGTGCAGAGCGAGAGCATCACCGTGGTCGGCTGCGGCGACATGTCGGGCGACGTGTTCGGCAACGGCATGTTGCTGTCGAAGACGCTGAAGGTCATCGCGGCGTTCGATCACCGCCACATCTTCCTCGATCCCGATCCCGATCCAGCGACCAGCTGGGAAGAGCGCAACCGGATGTTCGCGCTGCCGCGGTCGAGCTGGGCGGATTACGACGCCAGCCTGATTTCGAAGGGCGGCGGCGTGTTCGCGCGCACCGCCAAGGTCATCAAGCTGTCGCCGCAGGTGCAGGCTGCGCTCGGCGTGACGGTTAGCGAGATGGAGCCGGGCGCGCTGATCTCGGCGATCCTCAAGGCGCCGGCGGACCTGCTCTGGTTCGGCGGCATCGGCACCTATGTGAAGGCGGCGTCGGAGGCGAACGTCGCGGTCGGCGATCCGGCCAACGACCGGCTGCGTGTCAACGCCGAGGATCTCCGCGTGATCGCGATCGGCGAGGGCGCGAATTTGGGCGTCACGCAGGCGGCGCGGATCGCGTTCTCGGCGCGCGGCGGGCGGATCAACACCGACTTCATCGACAATTCGGCGGGCGTCGACTGCTCGGATAACGAGGTCAACATCAAGATCGCACTCAACCGCGAGATGATCGAGGGGCGGCTCGACTATGAGGACCGCAACACGCTGCTCGCCAGCATGACCGACGACGTCGCGCACCTGGTGCTGGAGGACAACCGGCTCCAGACGCTGGCGCTGTCGATCGCCGAGGCGGACGGCGCTGTCGCGGTGCCGAGCTATGTGCGCGTGATCGAGATCTTCGAGGGCGGCGGCAGGCTAGATCGTGCGGTCGAGGGGCTGGCGTCGAACGATATCCTGCTGCGTCGCGGGCAGGATGGTCTGGGGCTCACGCGTCCCGAACTGGCGGTGCTGCTGGCGACCGCCAAGCTCGGGTTGCAGGATGCGATCGAGCATAGCGACATCGCCAAGGACGACGCGCTCAAGCCCGACCTGCACGCCGCGTTCCCGGCGGCGATGCGCGCGCGGTTCGAGACGGCGATCGACGAGCATCGGCTGCGGCCCGAGATCGTCGCGACGAAGCTCGCCAACCGGATCGTCAACCGGCTGGGCATCCTCTACCCGTTCGAGCTTGCGGAAGAGGAAGGCGCGGCGATGGGCGATATCGCGGCGATGTTCGTCGTCGCCGAGCGCCTGTTCGACCTGCCGGCCTTGTGGGCGGAGATCGAGACGGCCGTAATGCCCGAGGCTGCGCGAATCGCGCTGTTCGACGAGGTGGCCGTGGCGACGCGCTCGCAGATCGCCGACCTGTTGCGCGTGTCTGCACCGGGCGCCGTGCCCGGCGACGTACTAGCGCGGCTGGCGAAGGGGATCACGCAGCTCGACAGCCAGACTGCGGCGTTGCTGCTCGAGGAGGCGAGCGCGCAGAGCAGTCGCATCGCGGGGCAGCTCGAAGCGGTCGGTGCGCCGGGCGATCTGGTGCGCAAGGTCGTTCGCCTGTTCGAGATGGACGGCGCGGTCGGGTTGGCGGACCTCGGCGAGCGGATGTCGCTCGATGAGGCGGTGGTGACGCGGGCGTTCACGCATCTTGGGCAGGCGCTGGGGCTCGATTGGGCGCAGGCGAATGCCGCGCGGATCAGTCCGACCGATCCGTGGGAGCGGTTGCTGGTCGCCGGGCTGGCACGCGATTTCCAGCAGTTGCGGCTGGAGTTTCTCGCGTGCCGTGGGGCGCAGGATCCGCAAGGTGCGGTGGAGGCCTGGCTGCTCGCGAACGCCACGCGTGTGGCGCAGTTCAAGGCGGTAATCGACCGTGCGCGCCATGCGGCGGTGCCGAATGCGGCGATGCTGGCGCAGATCGCCGGGCAGGCGCGGGTGTTGCTGGGGCGGTAA
- a CDS encoding ribbon-helix-helix domain-containing protein: protein MTAGGGITAPAGGFHGPVKRSITIAGHQTSISLEPIFWQALEAAAVRLALPLSALVAEIDAIRILAENPPNLASALRSWLFSNAP, encoded by the coding sequence GTGACCGCGGGCGGTGGCATTACGGCGCCCGCGGGCGGGTTCCACGGACCCGTCAAGCGCTCGATCACGATTGCAGGCCACCAGACGTCCATCAGTCTCGAACCCATCTTCTGGCAAGCGCTGGAGGCCGCTGCGGTGCGTCTTGCCTTGCCCTTGTCTGCGCTGGTCGCAGAGATCGACGCGATACGCATCTTAGCCGAAAATCCCCCCAATCTCGCTAGCGCCTTGAGATCATGGCTGTTCTCAAACGCCCCATGA
- a CDS encoding PepSY-associated TM helix domain-containing protein, with the protein MSKLAMRRAWFQVHKWIGLVLAILIIPLSLSGAALVWHDALDRIVDPARYAVSGRTVIGPDSYVAAARAALKHGERIATLTMPDDGGPVVVAASSASAPTRPGPPQRTMVYLDPPTARVLEVSPSNGGLVRFLHVLHGSLQLPGVGRSIVGWIGVAMMVSCFTGLWLWWPTVGKWTRGFRFRRHRDVETNLHHLFGFWIALPLFVLSLTGAWISFPQVFGKLIGETSRPRGGPDRGAMMRAKPLASPAQPLAVAIGKARGIVDNAPLRSITWPTDLSADWTVTFQGGGAPIGVKVADDTGGATAAPARPQGGVARWMRRIHDGTDMGALWQVIIFLGGILPAVLAVTGVIMWWRARKWKAELAARRA; encoded by the coding sequence ATGAGCAAGCTGGCGATGCGGCGCGCGTGGTTCCAGGTCCACAAGTGGATCGGGCTGGTGCTGGCGATCCTGATCATCCCGCTGTCGCTCAGCGGCGCGGCGCTGGTGTGGCATGACGCACTCGACCGGATCGTCGATCCGGCGCGCTATGCGGTCTCGGGGAGGACCGTGATCGGGCCCGACAGCTATGTCGCGGCGGCGCGCGCTGCGTTGAAGCATGGCGAGCGGATCGCGACGCTGACGATGCCCGACGACGGCGGTCCGGTGGTTGTCGCGGCCAGTTCGGCCAGCGCGCCGACCCGGCCCGGTCCGCCGCAGCGGACGATGGTCTATCTCGATCCGCCGACCGCCCGCGTACTCGAGGTGTCGCCGTCGAACGGCGGGCTCGTGCGGTTCCTGCATGTCCTTCACGGAAGCCTCCAACTGCCCGGCGTCGGGCGTTCGATCGTCGGCTGGATCGGCGTGGCGATGATGGTGTCGTGCTTTACCGGGCTGTGGCTGTGGTGGCCGACGGTCGGGAAGTGGACGCGCGGGTTCCGGTTCCGGCGACACCGCGACGTCGAGACCAACCTGCATCACCTGTTCGGCTTCTGGATCGCGCTGCCGTTGTTCGTGCTGTCGCTGACCGGCGCGTGGATCTCGTTCCCGCAGGTCTTCGGAAAGCTCATCGGCGAGACGTCGCGGCCGAGAGGCGGTCCCGATCGCGGCGCGATGATGCGCGCGAAACCGCTGGCGTCGCCCGCGCAGCCTCTCGCGGTGGCGATCGGCAAGGCGCGCGGTATCGTCGATAATGCGCCGTTGCGGAGCATCACCTGGCCGACCGACCTCAGCGCGGACTGGACGGTGACGTTTCAGGGCGGCGGCGCGCCGATCGGGGTGAAGGTGGCGGACGACACCGGCGGCGCGACCGCGGCGCCGGCGCGGCCTCAGGGCGGCGTGGCGCGGTGGATGCGGCGGATCCACGATGGCACCGACATGGGTGCGCTGTGGCAGGTGATCATCTTCCTGGGCGGGATATTGCCCGCGGTACTGGCGGTGACCGGAGTGATCATGTGGTGGCGCGCGCGGAAGTGGAAGGCGGAACTGGCGGCGCGACGGGCGTAG